The stretch of DNA GCACGAACTCTCCGCCGAACCGATCCGATCAATCCCGCCCCGCGCAAGTTGCACATCGGACGACAAGTCAAACAACCGGTACTTAAAACTCGTAGAGCCGAGATTGGCGACGAGGACTTTCATGGACTCGAATCCGTTCGTTTTGGTTAGTGGCTAGTGGTCAGAGGTTATGATCGGCAGCGACGGATGGCTTGAACCATCGCGACGCAAGTCACGTCAAATGGTAAACAAGGTATCGCTAGCGAAACTGGCCACTGGCCACCGGCCACTGACCACTCGCGCCAGCCTTAGACGAACATTTTCATGACGGCTGCTTCGGGGCGGGCGATGACGTGGGCGCTGACGAGTTCTCCCGAGCGTCCTGCGACATCGGCACCGGCGTCCACAGCGGCCCGCACGGAACCCACGTCACCTTGGACGACGGTCGTAATGTAGGCACCACCGATTTGAATTTGCTTGACCAACGTCACGTTGGCCGCCTTGAGCATGGCATCCGTTGCCTCAATTTGGGCCACCAGTCCCTTGGTTTCGATCAACCCGATTGCTTCTCCACTCATGGTCTTCACTTGTCCTAACAAAATTTTGTGATTGAATCCGCCGCATCATGCATAGATGCCGAGGCGGAGATTATTTGGTTGCTTTAGCTGAAGGGAGAATTCCCGTCAGTTCTTCGTGCGGTCGCGGAATGACTTGCACGCTGACGACTTCACCGATTTTGCTGGCAGCACTGGCACCGGCATCGACGGCGGCTTTGACCGCGGCCACATCGCCAACGGCGAACACCGTCACCAAACCACTCCCGACTTTTTCCCAGCCCGCCAACTCAACGTTGGCCGCTTTGAGCATCGCATCCGATGCCTCGATCAGGGCGATCAACCCCCGCGTTTCGATCATGCCTAAGGCTTCCATCGCTTTCGCCATCTCTTTCATCTCCTCGTGTTGTGAGACTAAGTGCTGCGGATCCAATGATCCGCGGTTTGAAAAACAATTAAAAACATCCGCTTCAGTGTCTGTATTGGGGAGCGAATTTCATCGCCATGTTCTCATCAATGCTTGCAGGCGCAGTCGCTCGATTTTGCATGCGGGACGATTAATTCGACTTTGGTGGCCCGATCGAGCGAGACGGCGTTGCCTTCGTCGGTGTCGAGGTGGACCTCCAACTTCACATCGTCGCTGGCACGCACCAACAAATCTTCCAAGGTCGTCGTGCAGCCTTCGGACTCGATCCGCAAATGCAACCGGTCGCCATCGGCGACGCCGTAGTAGGCCAAATCGGCTGGACCCATGTGGACGTGCCGTTCTGCACGAATCACACCCGCGGTCAATTCAACAACCCCTTTGGGGCCAACGAGCACGCAGCCGGTCGTATCGTGGTGATCGCCGCTGCAGCGGACGGGCAGGTCGATGCCCAATGAAATGCCATCGGTAAACGCCAATTCGACTTGCGACGCATTGCGGGTCGGTCCCAAGACCCGCACGTCCGGCAGCATCCGTCGGCGAGGGCCGACAACCGCCACGGTTTGTGTCGCGGCGTAATAACCGTCCTGATACAAATCGCGCATCGGTTCCAATTTGGCGCCTGGGCCGAACAACACCTCCACGTGCTCGTCGGTCAAATGCACGTGCCGGGCGGAGATATTCACCACCAGCGGATTGGGCTGCGCGGATTTGTCACCCAGTCGCGCGAGCAGGATATCTCGCACGACGTGTTCGATTTGTGTTCTGCTAAATCCGTTGCTCAGTTGCGTCATAGAAGAATCAACCTGTTGTAATATGATTTCGCCGGTCCATTACGACTCGGCAATCGTGACTTCGACACCGGCGTCGGCAAAAATTGTCCGCCATTGATCCGTAATTCCCGCATCGACCACAACGCGGTCGACTTGCTCCAGAGGAGCCAAGTGGGCCAATGCACGATGGCCCAGTTTTCCGCTATCCGTGACGACCACGACTTCTTCGGCCACTTCCATCATGCGTCGTTCGGTTTCGACCAGCAGGGTGTTGCTGTTGAACAACCCGATTTCAGTCACGCCTCCCACGCTGATAATCAACCGCCGCACATGAATCTGCGCCAACGACGCCATCGCCACCGGCCCGAGCGCCACACCTGTTTTCGGGTACAAATACCCGCCGATTGCCACCAGTTCGATATCTGGCTCGTTGGCCAACAAATTGAGAATAGGCAGTGAGTTTGTGACCACTTGCAGCGATTTGCCAATCAAGTGCCGGGCGACTTCATAGGTCGTCGTCCCGCCGTCGAGCAAAATCGCCTCCCCTTCTTCAATCATGGCCGCCACGGTTTTGGCGACCGCCTGTTTTTCTGAGAGGGCCCGAGTGCCTCTTTCAGCTAAATCCGCTAATGAATCACCGACATATGCCGCTCCGCCACGCGTGCGGCGGATATGACCGGATCGGTCAAGATGCTCCAGATCCCGTCGAATCGTGGATTCACTGACACCGGTCTGCTCGACAAGGTCTTGTAGAGACGCAAATCCAATATTTTCAACAGTTTGCAGTATTCTGTGCCGTCGTTCGTCCAATAACATATTCTCGAAATCCATTCAGAGTAACGCGTTCCCCACACCATTATTGCGTCACGATCTTTCATTATCAACCATAAACTGTCATGAAGGACGCGCAATTGTGAACTATTGTGACAGGTAGTCCTCCAAAACCAGTCATGCCATATGTGCAGAGACGTGGTATTCACGCAACATGGGGCATGACGGTGAATTGCTGGCGCAAGGTGAGCGCAAGCTTGAAGGGGCAGGGGAGGCTCGGAAATTTAGCGTTTCAACCCGCGTCTAGGCGGGTGAATCGAGTGCGTCCGCCGCAGGCAGAATGCGGACGCGGCGGCCGTCGACTTCCAGTCGACCGGCGGCAAAAAGGCGAATCGCTTCGGGATACGCTTCGCTTTCGGCCTCAAAGACCCGGGCAGCTAGGGTCTGCGGAGTGTCATCGTCTAGCACCGGTACGGGGCGCTGCAAGATAATTGGTCCGTTGTCATAGATGTTGTCAGAGAAATGGACCGTGCAGCCACTCACCTTGGCTCCGCGGGCCAATACGGCTTCGTGAACGTTGCCGCCATAAAAGCCGGTGCCGCAAAACGCCGGAATCAGCGCCGGGTGGATATTCATCACCCGTAGCGCAAAGTCCTCGGGGATTTCGAGCAGCGAAAGATAGCCCGCCAAAACCACCAAGTCGACTTCAGCATCGCGACAGGCGTCAAAAACAGCAGTGCTGAATGCTGAGGTCTCCTCGAAATCCTTCCGCGAGATCACACGGCAGTCCAATCCAGCTGCTTGCGCCTTGG from Symmachiella dynata encodes:
- a CDS encoding BMC domain-containing protein, with translation MSGEAIGLIETKGLVAQIEATDAMLKAANVTLVKQIQIGGAYITTVVQGDVGSVRAAVDAGADVAGRSGELVSAHVIARPEAAVMKMFV
- a CDS encoding BMC domain-containing protein, yielding MAKAMEALGMIETRGLIALIEASDAMLKAANVELAGWEKVGSGLVTVFAVGDVAAVKAAVDAGASAASKIGEVVSVQVIPRPHEELTGILPSAKATK
- the pduL gene encoding phosphate propanoyltransferase yields the protein MTQLSNGFSRTQIEHVVRDILLARLGDKSAQPNPLVVNISARHVHLTDEHVEVLFGPGAKLEPMRDLYQDGYYAATQTVAVVGPRRRMLPDVRVLGPTRNASQVELAFTDGISLGIDLPVRCSGDHHDTTGCVLVGPKGVVELTAGVIRAERHVHMGPADLAYYGVADGDRLHLRIESEGCTTTLEDLLVRASDDVKLEVHLDTDEGNAVSLDRATKVELIVPHAKSSDCACKH
- a CDS encoding DeoR/GlpR family DNA-binding transcription regulator — translated: MLLDERRHRILQTVENIGFASLQDLVEQTGVSESTIRRDLEHLDRSGHIRRTRGGAAYVGDSLADLAERGTRALSEKQAVAKTVAAMIEEGEAILLDGGTTTYEVARHLIGKSLQVVTNSLPILNLLANEPDIELVAIGGYLYPKTGVALGPVAMASLAQIHVRRLIISVGGVTEIGLFNSNTLLVETERRMMEVAEEVVVVTDSGKLGHRALAHLAPLEQVDRVVVDAGITDQWRTIFADAGVEVTIAES
- the purN gene encoding phosphoribosylglycinamide formyltransferase; protein product: MPVVRPVALPLNRPIRLAVLLSGGGTTLTNLLEHKVAGQLDAEVPLVIASRANCGGVTKAQAAGLDCRVISRKDFEETSAFSTAVFDACRDAEVDLVVLAGYLSLLEIPEDFALRVMNIHPALIPAFCGTGFYGGNVHEAVLARGAKVSGCTVHFSDNIYDNGPIILQRPVPVLDDDTPQTLAARVFEAESEAYPEAIRLFAAGRLEVDGRRVRILPAADALDSPA